The following are encoded together in the Capsulimonas corticalis genome:
- a CDS encoding anti-sigma factor family protein, protein MNCTQAELWIQQSLDGMLSAAERESLDAHVAACPACAARWREYRQLSRAATQWVQQPAAISDDFTARLMAQVEARASAPSPARPAPWLQAAAIAAFAGSLAAVVWFARPALQGIRLTTGDIAPDPRVLQTTPSWLLDSARGFSGSLTHLQGAVPMFAWVLPVCLLALAANLVLAHHARRRTA, encoded by the coding sequence ATGAACTGTACGCAAGCCGAACTCTGGATCCAGCAGTCGCTGGACGGGATGCTGTCCGCCGCCGAGCGCGAAAGCCTGGACGCGCATGTCGCCGCCTGCCCCGCCTGCGCCGCCCGCTGGCGCGAATACCGCCAGCTTTCCCGCGCCGCTACCCAGTGGGTTCAGCAGCCGGCCGCCATCAGCGACGACTTCACCGCGCGGCTTATGGCCCAGGTGGAAGCCCGCGCGTCCGCGCCCAGCCCCGCACGCCCCGCGCCGTGGCTGCAAGCCGCCGCCATAGCGGCATTCGCCGGCTCCCTCGCCGCCGTGGTTTGGTTCGCGCGTCCCGCGCTGCAAGGGATCCGTCTGACCACGGGCGATATCGCGCCGGACCCGCGCGTCTTGCAGACGACGCCAAGCTGGCTCCTCGACAGCGCTCGCGGCTTCTCCGGTTCGCTCACGCACCTCCAGGGCGCCGTTCCCATGTTCGCTTGGGTGCTGCCCGTCTGCCTTCTTGCTCTGGCCGCGAACCTCGTCTTGGCGCATCACGCCCGGAGGCGAACTGCTTGA
- a CDS encoding BTAD domain-containing putative transcriptional regulator has product MSKPWRIELLGKLQVLHGDSSYSHFETRKTAALLAYLALTLPKASTREQLAEMLWPEEDPEVTRTRLRQCLSALRRVLEPAGSETGPECSVLITDRTSIRLNPETVTTDAAEFDALLRTARKTSDSEARRTALQGAIDLYQGETLPGFYEEFALDARRRLSEAHGGALMELAPLLTARGDHTEAVAVAKQAVAADSSDEATHLCLMRALSAAGRTSDALKQGREMERILRQEWDTAPSEEARAFVETLRSTPVMAHVGAPSFPPPLGEPEPPVREAAAPAADPLPSATFPPQTLPRADHRRAVAALLICAVLIGAAFVWRSHPPKPAPAPGDRRIVAVLPFDISSSDGASDAYFADGLTEEMTNTLGNIGALTVIGRMSAARIKTDLASGGELARDWNVGTLITGHVSKEASRLRVVVEAVDARSQRVIWSEEYDKSYKASEVLEIERDVAQRVAASLRLRLSSGEQDKIARKSTDNFAAYDDYLRGRYLWNQRTEDSLKHAITFFDRAILRDPHYAPAYVGESDAYNVLGYYGYIDSDTASRKARFAAAKALEEAGGDSDAMAAACTSQAWEAMVYRRDWRAADDSFTRAIQLSPDYATAHHWRSLYLMLQGRDRESMDEIGVALKKDPLSFIIETSLGGRYYHERRYDQALRQYDEVLNLNPGYTVAYFWRALAREKAGMRSEAQGDLQRAVAGSHRTPLFLAFLAKNYAESGRRDQALAIRDELRRRNAREYVSPFCMAVIDVGLDDKDSAFRWLQTAYDAHDGALTFFGEAPPAFDSLRSDARYALLRQKMGLTKI; this is encoded by the coding sequence ATGTCGAAACCTTGGCGGATCGAGCTCCTGGGGAAACTCCAAGTCCTCCACGGGGATTCGTCATATTCCCATTTCGAGACCCGCAAGACCGCCGCGCTCTTGGCGTACCTCGCCCTGACTCTGCCGAAGGCGTCCACGCGCGAGCAGTTGGCGGAGATGCTCTGGCCGGAGGAAGACCCGGAGGTGACGCGGACACGGCTGCGCCAGTGCCTTTCCGCGCTGCGCCGGGTGCTGGAGCCGGCGGGCTCGGAGACGGGGCCGGAGTGCTCCGTTCTCATCACCGACCGCACGAGTATTCGCCTCAATCCCGAAACCGTCACGACCGACGCCGCCGAGTTCGACGCCTTGCTTCGGACAGCTCGTAAGACAAGCGACTCGGAAGCGAGGCGTACGGCGCTGCAAGGCGCGATCGATCTGTATCAGGGTGAAACGCTGCCGGGGTTTTATGAAGAGTTCGCGCTGGACGCGCGGCGGCGTTTGTCCGAAGCGCATGGCGGCGCGCTGATGGAGCTGGCCCCGCTGCTCACCGCCAGGGGCGACCATACGGAGGCGGTCGCGGTAGCGAAGCAGGCGGTCGCCGCCGACTCCAGCGATGAAGCGACGCACCTTTGTTTGATGCGGGCGCTGTCCGCCGCCGGGCGTACGTCCGACGCGCTAAAACAAGGACGGGAGATGGAGCGCATCCTGCGCCAGGAGTGGGATACGGCGCCGTCGGAAGAAGCGCGCGCCTTCGTCGAAACGCTGCGATCGACGCCCGTGATGGCCCATGTGGGCGCCCCCAGCTTCCCGCCGCCCCTCGGCGAGCCGGAGCCGCCCGTGCGCGAGGCCGCCGCGCCCGCCGCTGATCCCCTGCCCTCCGCGACGTTTCCCCCGCAGACCTTGCCGCGAGCAGACCATCGTCGCGCCGTGGCGGCGCTGCTGATTTGCGCGGTGCTCATTGGCGCGGCGTTCGTTTGGCGGAGCCACCCTCCGAAGCCGGCGCCAGCCCCGGGAGATCGCCGGATCGTCGCCGTGCTGCCGTTCGATATCAGCAGCAGCGACGGCGCCAGCGACGCTTATTTCGCGGACGGTCTCACCGAGGAAATGACGAATACCCTGGGAAACATCGGGGCGCTGACGGTGATCGGGCGCATGTCGGCGGCGCGGATCAAGACCGATCTTGCGTCTGGCGGCGAGCTGGCGCGGGACTGGAACGTCGGAACGCTGATCACGGGGCATGTCAGCAAGGAAGCTTCGCGGCTGCGCGTGGTGGTGGAGGCGGTGGACGCCCGCAGCCAGCGCGTGATCTGGTCCGAGGAGTACGACAAAAGCTACAAAGCATCCGAGGTGCTGGAGATCGAGCGGGACGTCGCCCAGCGTGTCGCCGCCTCGCTGCGCCTTCGCCTGTCCAGCGGCGAGCAGGACAAGATCGCCCGCAAATCCACGGACAATTTCGCCGCCTACGACGATTATCTGCGCGGACGCTATCTCTGGAACCAGCGCACTGAAGACAGTCTCAAGCACGCCATCACGTTTTTCGACCGCGCGATCCTGCGCGATCCCCATTACGCGCCGGCTTACGTGGGCGAGTCGGACGCCTACAATGTCCTCGGCTATTACGGCTATATCGACTCGGACACGGCGTCCCGAAAGGCGAGGTTCGCGGCCGCCAAAGCGCTCGAAGAGGCCGGCGGCGACAGCGACGCCATGGCCGCCGCCTGCACGTCGCAGGCGTGGGAAGCGATGGTGTATCGCCGCGATTGGCGCGCCGCCGACGACAGCTTTACCAGAGCAATCCAGCTCAGCCCGGACTACGCCACCGCGCACCACTGGCGCTCGCTGTATCTGATGCTGCAAGGACGCGACCGCGAAAGCATGGATGAGATCGGCGTCGCCCTCAAAAAAGACCCGCTCTCGTTTATCATCGAGACCAGCCTGGGCGGTCGTTACTACCATGAGCGACGCTACGATCAGGCGCTGCGGCAATACGATGAGGTGCTGAATTTGAATCCCGGCTACACCGTCGCGTATTTCTGGCGAGCGCTGGCCCGGGAAAAGGCCGGCATGCGCTCGGAGGCTCAGGGCGACCTTCAGCGGGCGGTCGCGGGATCGCATCGCACGCCGTTATTCCTTGCGTTTCTCGCCAAGAACTACGCCGAAAGCGGCCGGCGCGATCAAGCGCTGGCGATCCGCGACGAACTGCGCCGCCGCAATGCACGCGAATATGTCTCGCCGTTCTGCATGGCCGTGATCGACGTGGGTTTAGACGACAAAGACAGCGCCTTTCGATGGCTGCAAACGGCGTATGACGCGCATGATGGCGCGCTGACATTTTTCGGCGAAGCGCCGCCTGCGTTCGACTCCCTGCGAAGCGATGCGCGCTACGCCCTGCTTCGTCAAAAGATGGGTTTGACCAAAATTTAA
- a CDS encoding class I SAM-dependent methyltransferase gives MSSTPFQPPTDWEAVYAVNPKTYVFGDEPSQIARTALHFFTMFGGDPQNAHALDLGCGEGRDTAYYAAAGLRVTARDIAPTGLAKLGALLQRGGVDPGRVDTALGDVREFHYPVAAYDIALAANVYQFLTPEEGPAHIARLKASAKPGGICAVGVFSPAMLAWGARVEDRYLATADDLAAFFPRHEGWLLLDRTEYWTYRMQEDTMASFAYAVARREA, from the coding sequence ATGAGCAGCACACCGTTTCAGCCGCCGACCGATTGGGAAGCCGTCTACGCCGTCAATCCGAAGACTTATGTCTTTGGCGACGAGCCGAGCCAGATCGCCCGCACCGCCCTCCACTTTTTCACAATGTTCGGCGGGGATCCTCAAAACGCGCACGCCCTGGACCTTGGCTGCGGCGAGGGGCGCGACACGGCGTATTACGCCGCCGCGGGCCTGCGCGTGACCGCCCGTGATATCGCGCCGACGGGACTCGCCAAGCTCGGGGCGTTATTGCAGCGCGGCGGCGTCGACCCAGGACGAGTCGATACGGCGCTCGGCGACGTACGCGAATTCCACTATCCCGTCGCCGCATACGACATCGCTCTCGCCGCCAATGTCTACCAATTTCTCACGCCCGAAGAAGGCCCCGCGCACATCGCCCGGCTGAAAGCGAGCGCGAAGCCGGGCGGGATTTGCGCGGTCGGCGTGTTCAGCCCCGCCATGCTTGCCTGGGGCGCGCGGGTCGAAGACCGTTATCTGGCGACGGCCGACGACCTCGCCGCCTTCTTCCCGCGTCACGAGGGCTGGCTGCTGCTGGACCGCACGGAGTACTGGACATATCGCATGCAGGAAGACACGATGGCGTCGTTTGCCTATGCAGTCGCACGGCGAGAGGCGTAA
- a CDS encoding dicarboxylate/amino acid:cation symporter, with the protein MSSHQPPASDDHTPARGFLGLYRRTPLYVRIMISLALGIVAGELLGHRAQTFKPFSDLVLQMLRLLATPLIFIAVAHALLKADVNGRTAGRLAYLLISNTTVAIIIGLIVVNVIQPGKWAHLHPPTTTISTLPFDPARDLLDKIPANLIDPFQKNEIISIIILAVAFGLAMRIVRKRQQTEGKTAYLDVESALDVGFQLVMVILHWIFDLVPIAVFAVVARTVGTSGIQPILSMGAFVICVLLALALQSTFYLIRLRFSSWVRPGRFLRGGTDALMMAFSTASSAATLPITYGCVKDKMGVREESAGVGVMVGGTFNHDGTALYEAMVALFISQALGMHLGLGQQVIVVFMAIIASVGAAGIPEAGLVTMLAVFAAVHLPAEYIPLLLPMDWFLDRCRTAVTVMGDMTVTCILDGKTPPDAPKAAPIVEKEEELALV; encoded by the coding sequence ATGTCCAGTCACCAGCCGCCTGCTTCCGACGACCACACTCCCGCCCGGGGTTTTCTGGGCCTGTATCGACGCACGCCGCTCTATGTCCGCATCATGATTTCTCTCGCCCTGGGTATTGTGGCGGGAGAGCTGCTGGGTCACCGGGCGCAGACGTTCAAACCGTTCAGCGACCTGGTGCTGCAAATGCTGCGCCTGCTCGCGACGCCGCTGATCTTTATCGCCGTCGCGCACGCCCTGCTCAAAGCCGACGTCAACGGACGCACGGCGGGTCGGCTCGCGTATCTGCTGATCAGCAACACAACAGTCGCGATCATCATCGGCCTGATCGTCGTCAACGTCATACAGCCCGGCAAGTGGGCGCACCTGCACCCGCCGACGACCACGATCAGCACGCTGCCCTTCGATCCGGCGCGCGATCTGCTGGACAAGATCCCCGCGAATCTCATCGATCCGTTCCAGAAAAATGAGATCATCTCGATCATCATCCTCGCCGTCGCGTTCGGCCTCGCCATGCGGATCGTCCGCAAGCGCCAGCAGACCGAGGGCAAGACGGCCTACTTAGACGTCGAAAGCGCGCTGGACGTCGGCTTTCAGCTCGTCATGGTGATCCTGCACTGGATCTTTGATCTCGTTCCCATCGCGGTCTTCGCGGTGGTGGCGCGGACGGTTGGGACCTCGGGCATCCAGCCGATCCTCTCGATGGGCGCCTTTGTGATCTGCGTCCTGCTCGCGCTCGCCCTGCAATCGACCTTCTATCTCATCCGACTGCGTTTCAGCTCGTGGGTTCGTCCCGGCCGCTTCCTGCGCGGCGGCACGGACGCTCTGATGATGGCGTTCTCCACCGCCAGCTCCGCCGCGACGCTGCCGATCACGTACGGCTGTGTCAAGGATAAGATGGGCGTGCGCGAAGAATCGGCGGGAGTCGGCGTCATGGTCGGCGGAACGTTCAACCACGACGGCACGGCGCTTTACGAGGCGATGGTGGCGCTGTTCATCAGTCAGGCTCTCGGGATGCATCTGGGGCTGGGCCAGCAAGTCATCGTCGTCTTCATGGCGATCATCGCCTCCGTCGGCGCCGCCGGCATCCCCGAAGCCGGCCTCGTGACCATGCTCGCCGTCTTCGCCGCCGTCCACCTCCCCGCCGAATACATCCCGCTGCTGCTCCCGATGGACTGGTTCCTCGACCGCTGCCGCACCGCCGTCACGGTAATGGGCGACATGACGGTGACATGTATCCTCGACGGCAAAACGCCGCCAGATGCGCCGAAGGCGGCGCCAATTGTTGAGAAGGAGGAGGAGCTTGCGTTGGTTTAG
- a CDS encoding DUF1800 domain-containing protein, giving the protein MSLTRRRFLGVGAAVAGAAALSGCESLESHFAKPPPPPSDALPPGPMGKVSEAARLLSRAAFGPRPGDIAYVERIGAAAYLEEQLKPDSIEEPAFLKWRLRSLGDSLNPDPGLLFDEDNRRLIAALRQATILRAVYSRRQLQERMAEFWSDHFNIYAYKNDGAQLKIVDDHDTIRAHVLGKFRDLLGASARSAAMLGYLDNGVNRRGAPNENYARELMELHTLGVHGGYTQRDVQEVARCLTGWTSQRHWKRGAFLFDSDAHDNGVKTVLGVTIPAGGGVRDGDRVLDIVAAHPATARHIAYKLCMYFLGSAPDALAASVAKTFQDTGGDIASLVRLVLNSSEVQTSAYLFKRPFDYAVSALRALDVDTDGGEGVQEHLEKMGQPLFGWPMPNGYPTQQGAWLGGLPPRWNFALDLTQGRMVNTKAPFDALVATGRAAGLNSVQALASLTFGRAAHDPDTEKLIARFPKAMDAPAQAACLLMSPEFQWR; this is encoded by the coding sequence ATGAGCCTCACACGCCGACGATTCCTGGGAGTGGGCGCCGCCGTGGCGGGCGCGGCGGCCCTGTCGGGATGCGAGAGTCTGGAAAGCCATTTCGCCAAGCCGCCGCCTCCGCCTTCCGATGCGCTGCCGCCCGGGCCGATGGGCAAGGTTTCTGAAGCGGCGCGTTTGCTCAGCCGAGCGGCGTTCGGGCCGCGCCCCGGCGACATCGCGTATGTGGAGCGCATCGGCGCGGCGGCGTATCTGGAAGAGCAGCTCAAGCCCGACTCGATAGAGGAGCCGGCGTTTCTGAAGTGGCGGCTGCGTTCGCTCGGCGACAGTCTCAATCCCGATCCGGGGTTGTTGTTCGATGAGGACAATCGGCGGTTGATCGCGGCGCTGCGGCAGGCGACGATCCTGCGGGCCGTTTACAGCCGGCGGCAGCTTCAAGAGCGCATGGCGGAGTTCTGGTCCGACCACTTCAATATTTACGCCTACAAAAACGACGGGGCGCAGCTGAAGATCGTCGACGACCACGATACGATCCGCGCGCATGTTCTGGGGAAATTTCGCGATCTGCTCGGCGCCTCCGCGCGCTCGGCGGCGATGCTGGGCTATCTGGACAACGGCGTCAATCGGCGCGGCGCGCCCAACGAGAACTATGCGCGGGAGCTGATGGAGCTGCATACGCTGGGCGTCCACGGCGGCTACACGCAGCGCGATGTCCAGGAAGTCGCCCGCTGCCTGACGGGCTGGACATCGCAGCGGCATTGGAAACGCGGCGCGTTCCTGTTCGACAGCGACGCCCATGACAACGGCGTCAAGACCGTCCTTGGCGTGACGATCCCCGCCGGCGGCGGCGTGCGCGACGGCGACCGGGTTCTGGACATCGTCGCCGCGCATCCCGCGACGGCGCGCCATATCGCGTATAAGCTTTGTATGTACTTTCTGGGTTCGGCGCCTGATGCGCTGGCGGCGTCCGTCGCGAAGACCTTCCAAGACACCGGCGGCGATATCGCCTCGCTCGTGCGTTTGGTGCTGAATTCCTCCGAAGTCCAGACCAGCGCCTATCTGTTCAAGCGGCCTTTTGATTACGCCGTCAGCGCCCTGCGGGCGCTGGATGTGGATACCGACGGCGGCGAGGGCGTTCAGGAGCACCTGGAGAAGATGGGACAGCCGCTCTTTGGGTGGCCGATGCCCAACGGCTATCCCACCCAGCAGGGCGCGTGGCTGGGCGGTCTGCCGCCGCGCTGGAACTTCGCGCTGGATCTGACGCAGGGCCGCATGGTGAACACCAAAGCGCCGTTCGACGCCCTGGTCGCCACGGGACGCGCGGCGGGCTTGAACTCTGTCCAAGCGCTTGCAAGTTTGACCTTCGGCCGCGCCGCGCACGATCCCGATACGGAGAAGCTGATCGCGCGTTTTCCCAAGGCGATGGACGCGCCGGCGCAAGCCGCCTGCTTGTTGATGTCGCCCGAGTTCCAATGGAGATGA
- a CDS encoding sigma-70 family RNA polymerase sigma factor gives MDDAALVEAVRAGRQVFGTLVERHQQGILRLCRRIAGDPTDAEDLAHEAFIEAYVKLAQLQDPAKFGGWLRVLALNICRAWWRTRYRLPVDVLEDDVTDSAAAPNPRIGQLQNDLNRLPAPDRLVLVLHYWEGLSYSDVAAFLDIPIGTVMSRLHRARGRLKGVMEMEQEETPVDMEFRREVDAEIHALMTLFGAGEMERLSVLLERSPERYLDLIRASHEDEMREDVAVLLRRLGRHGMEAAVSAYLSDDLLLRENASEILRRCFARPKTEAEVSPPATMAWREAYWLSDALIRSSPDAARKAQLLLDLLEACPDDPTQLLLANMLTSDGNAGFNVLVARVLQSTSVEDLWRSPRVLHTICRFGSRWAKVLTAMLDAPYAATETNSVPAPQVALTAAEALARALRSEWVPAEERSPERLALQTRFSTQALRWTPPAPDLRDPETIEALASRVAAYAESADAETRNTALRTLGLFAIPKHRDAVRNATRHEDLSTRTAALRALAAMNDDSARPWIAKALASPDAPERRAAVEAATSLALRDLQAEIIRALDDSDKEVVRAAIIALAEIGDEAAQVTLRGLLKSSDPATVKIVASAMFGGKRGQKNVVHSGRARKVVVPPSDRPGMADLIRGGAKPPFYMSPDAAILALPEDRHYGELELTKFISQLCSDYSGTRRCLVSERLMTRHAGVYEFTERGRAVWRVEHYLAER, from the coding sequence ATGGATGATGCAGCATTGGTGGAGGCCGTTCGCGCGGGGCGGCAGGTGTTTGGGACGCTGGTGGAGCGCCATCAGCAGGGGATTCTGCGGCTGTGCCGCCGGATCGCCGGCGATCCGACCGATGCGGAGGATCTGGCGCATGAGGCGTTTATTGAGGCGTATGTGAAGCTGGCGCAGTTGCAGGATCCCGCGAAGTTCGGCGGGTGGCTGCGCGTTCTGGCGCTGAATATCTGCCGGGCATGGTGGCGCACACGCTATCGGCTGCCGGTAGACGTGCTGGAAGACGATGTGACGGACAGCGCCGCCGCGCCCAATCCGCGCATCGGCCAGCTTCAGAACGATCTCAATCGCCTGCCGGCGCCGGACCGTTTGGTGCTGGTGCTGCATTACTGGGAAGGGCTCTCCTATTCCGATGTCGCCGCGTTTTTGGATATCCCGATCGGGACGGTCATGAGCCGTCTGCACCGGGCGCGCGGACGACTGAAAGGGGTTATGGAGATGGAACAAGAAGAAACGCCCGTGGACATGGAGTTCCGGCGCGAGGTGGACGCCGAAATTCACGCGCTGATGACGCTGTTCGGCGCCGGCGAGATGGAGCGGCTGAGCGTGCTGCTGGAGCGCTCGCCGGAACGGTATCTCGACCTCATTCGGGCGTCGCATGAGGACGAAATGCGCGAGGATGTCGCCGTGCTTCTGCGGCGGCTGGGACGCCATGGGATGGAGGCCGCCGTTTCGGCGTATCTTTCCGACGATCTCCTCCTACGGGAAAACGCTTCGGAGATTCTGCGGCGTTGCTTCGCGCGCCCCAAGACGGAGGCCGAAGTCTCCCCGCCGGCGACAATGGCATGGCGCGAGGCCTACTGGCTTTCGGACGCCCTGATCCGTTCGTCGCCCGACGCCGCACGCAAGGCACAACTGTTGCTCGACCTTCTGGAAGCCTGCCCGGACGATCCGACGCAGTTGTTGCTCGCCAATATGCTCACAAGCGATGGCAACGCAGGCTTTAACGTCCTGGTCGCCCGCGTCCTGCAATCGACATCCGTCGAGGATCTCTGGCGCAGTCCGCGCGTCCTCCATACGATCTGCCGATTCGGATCCCGCTGGGCCAAGGTGCTGACCGCGATGCTGGATGCGCCCTATGCCGCGACTGAGACAAATTCCGTCCCAGCGCCGCAAGTCGCCCTCACTGCCGCCGAAGCCCTGGCTCGCGCGCTCCGCTCCGAATGGGTTCCCGCAGAAGAGCGCTCGCCGGAGCGCTTGGCCCTGCAAACCCGGTTTTCCACGCAGGCGCTGCGCTGGACGCCGCCCGCGCCCGACCTGCGCGATCCCGAAACCATCGAAGCGCTCGCCAGCCGCGTCGCCGCGTACGCCGAATCCGCCGACGCCGAGACGCGCAACACCGCGCTCCGAACGCTGGGACTATTCGCGATCCCGAAACATCGGGACGCCGTGCGTAATGCGACAAGACACGAAGACCTGTCCACGCGCACGGCGGCGCTCCGCGCCCTCGCGGCCATGAACGACGACTCGGCGCGCCCTTGGATCGCCAAGGCGCTGGCGTCGCCCGACGCGCCCGAGCGCCGCGCCGCCGTGGAGGCGGCGACATCGCTGGCGCTTCGCGATCTCCAGGCGGAGATCATCCGCGCCCTCGACGATTCGGACAAAGAGGTCGTCCGCGCCGCGATCATCGCCCTGGCCGAGATCGGCGACGAGGCCGCGCAGGTCACCCTGCGCGGTCTCCTGAAATCGTCCGACCCGGCCACCGTCAAGATCGTCGCGAGCGCGATGTTCGGCGGCAAGCGCGGCCAGAAAAACGTGGTCCACTCCGGACGCGCTCGAAAAGTCGTCGTCCCGCCCTCCGACCGCCCCGGCATGGCGGATCTTATCCGCGGCGGCGCCAAGCCGCCGTTCTACATGTCGCCCGACGCAGCGATCCTGGCGCTTCCCGAGGATCGCCATTACGGAGAGCTGGAGCTGACCAAGTTCATCAGCCAGCTCTGCAGCGACTATTCGGGAACGCGCCGCTGCCTGGTCTCCGAGCGATTGATGACGCGGCATGCGGGGGTGTACGAGTTTACGGAACGTGGACGGGCGGTGTGGCGGGTGGAGCATTACTTGGCGGAGAGATAG
- a CDS encoding DUF1501 domain-containing protein, whose translation MSISSPARRQFLGRAALAAIPAFLRPRTALGAVGLNTEQRAPDHVLVTIFLRGGADGLSLVIPHADDHYHRSRPTLALASPTKGSGTGVADLDGYFGLHPALRPLLPLYQSGQMAIVHACGSGDQTRSHFEAMATMERGLYGAQGPASGWIARHLVSAPWRNPSPLRAVALGTMVPDALRGAAGASALQDVGDLNLHDLASVSHAQLHECLHSMYNTNSGALATAGLETLGVLRTLEDAAAAPYHPSNGAAYPTDDLGHGLMQTALLIKKGVGVEAACLDHYGYDTHVAQGGSIGLLAGQLTTLGASIAAFAKDLGPERWAHTTVVVQSEFGRRIEENSGAGTDHGRAGVMFILGGHGVAGGRIHGRWPGLAPDQRDGPGDLHVTTDYRNVLGEVLARRAGNGNVGAVFPGLQFTPMGVTYA comes from the coding sequence ATGTCCATCAGTTCACCCGCACGCCGCCAATTTCTCGGCCGCGCCGCGCTCGCCGCCATTCCCGCCTTTCTGCGGCCGCGCACGGCTCTTGGCGCGGTCGGGCTCAATACGGAGCAGCGCGCGCCGGATCACGTCCTTGTCACGATCTTTCTGAGAGGCGGCGCCGACGGCCTCAGCCTGGTCATTCCGCACGCCGACGACCACTATCACCGCAGCCGGCCGACTCTGGCGCTCGCTTCGCCCACGAAGGGAAGCGGGACGGGCGTCGCGGACCTGGACGGCTACTTCGGCCTGCATCCGGCGCTGCGCCCGCTGCTGCCCCTCTATCAATCGGGACAGATGGCGATTGTTCACGCCTGCGGTTCCGGGGATCAGACCCGGTCGCACTTCGAGGCCATGGCGACGATGGAGCGCGGTCTTTACGGCGCCCAGGGGCCGGCGAGCGGATGGATCGCGCGGCATCTGGTGTCCGCGCCGTGGCGAAACCCATCGCCGCTGCGCGCCGTGGCGCTGGGGACGATGGTTCCCGACGCTCTGCGCGGAGCCGCCGGCGCCAGCGCGCTGCAGGATGTCGGCGACCTCAATCTGCACGATCTGGCGTCAGTTTCGCACGCACAGCTTCACGAATGCCTGCATTCGATGTACAATACCAACAGTGGCGCGCTGGCGACGGCGGGATTGGAGACGCTCGGCGTCCTCCGAACGCTGGAAGACGCCGCTGCGGCGCCCTATCATCCGTCCAACGGCGCCGCTTATCCGACCGACGATCTTGGGCATGGTTTGATGCAAACGGCGCTGCTGATCAAAAAGGGAGTCGGGGTCGAAGCCGCGTGTCTGGACCACTACGGCTACGACACGCATGTCGCGCAGGGCGGGTCGATCGGGCTTCTCGCGGGGCAGCTGACGACCCTTGGCGCGAGCATCGCCGCGTTCGCCAAAGATCTGGGGCCGGAGCGCTGGGCGCACACCACGGTCGTCGTGCAGTCCGAGTTCGGACGGCGCATTGAGGAAAACAGCGGGGCCGGGACGGACCACGGCCGCGCCGGCGTGATGTTTATCCTGGGCGGACACGGGGTCGCGGGCGGCCGAATCCATGGCCGATGGCCGGGGCTGGCGCCCGATCAGCGCGATGGGCCGGGAGACTTGCATGTGACGACCGATTATCGAAATGTTCTGGGGGAAGTGCTGGCGCGGCGCGCCGGCAACGGCAATGTCGGGGCTGTCTTCCCGGGCCTGCAATTTACTCCGATGGGAGTGACGTATGCGTGA
- a CDS encoding RNA polymerase sigma factor, producing the protein MRELVLRPLWTAKGLIARMAQSGETRTMDGAWTDEALAERVRASGDTAAFALLVERYRGRLLALARRMLSGAGPEEAEDIVQEAFLAAFDRRATYRKDSSYRPWLYRITVNRCLDKLRAHGRAPATLVLDAVCDPADQSDTPLQHLLTEEFQERLQAAVGGLPPKYRAVFLLRHLDDLTYDEIAVATELPVGTVKTHLFRARAQLRTALSGYWES; encoded by the coding sequence ATGCGTGAGCTGGTCTTACGCCCACTCTGGACCGCGAAGGGGCTGATAGCGCGTATGGCGCAGTCGGGTGAGACGCGGACAATGGACGGCGCGTGGACGGACGAGGCGCTCGCCGAACGCGTCCGCGCGTCCGGCGACACGGCCGCGTTCGCCCTGCTGGTTGAGCGCTACCGTGGGCGTCTGCTCGCGCTCGCCCGCCGCATGCTCTCCGGCGCGGGGCCGGAGGAAGCCGAGGACATCGTGCAGGAGGCGTTCCTGGCGGCGTTCGATCGGCGGGCCACGTATCGCAAGGACTCCAGTTATCGTCCCTGGCTCTATCGGATCACGGTCAATCGCTGTCTGGACAAGCTGCGCGCCCACGGCCGCGCCCCCGCGACCCTGGTGCTGGACGCCGTGTGCGATCCCGCCGACCAATCCGACACGCCGCTCCAGCACCTCCTGACCGAGGAGTTCCAAGAGCGCCTGCAAGCCGCCGTCGGCGGGCTGCCGCCGAAGTACCGGGCCGTCTTTTTGCTGCGGCACCTGGACGACCTGACCTACGACGAGATCGCCGTCGCGACGGAGCTTCCGGTCGGCACGGTCAAAACGCATCTGTTTCGCGCCCGCGCCCAGCTGCGCACGGCGCTGTCCGGGTACTGGGAATCGTAA